A portion of the Acanthopagrus latus isolate v.2019 chromosome 21, fAcaLat1.1, whole genome shotgun sequence genome contains these proteins:
- the hfm1 gene encoding probable ATP-dependent DNA helicase HFM1 isoform X6, translating into MQKEAESFSTLYSFSQEPKMFLPPFKESAGITVLPSKINSPYSYNNNEIEIQYGSNSSGRCDGLWGGEGFRDYPQGAWQSGSGGDETPQDSGHVAISPRCLSQDRSKNPPLRRSLFKVQVLNNGGDSSNTDDLSGSGSQTASRPQTFLSQVTMATVPPPLHPPRATVSQAAPPFSPEPPFPPPPPLGSSAASGRPPQQAAYAEMQDKGTKRVVVPPMTPQLLRIQGSSGSGILRPVSEIPAKFRSVFKEFPFFNYVQSKALDDVLYTGKNFVACAPTGSGKTVLFELAIIRLLMETSEPWRDVKAVYIAPIKALCSQCYESWKKKFGPLGLNCKELTGDTEIDDFFEIQDSHIILTTPEKWDSMTRKWKDNCLLQLVRLFLIDEVHVVKDTTRGATLEVVVSRMKAIHASRTAQNPETGLSVRFVAVSATIPNISDIADWLSNESGPATYLDMDESHRPVKLRKVVLGFPCSPNQTEFKFDLSLNYKMANIIQTYSDQKPALVFCSTRKGVQQSATVLAKDARFIMSIEHKQRLMKYANSILDSKLRDLVMLGVGFHHAGVDLSDRKLIENAFTVGDLPVLFTTRTLAMGVNLPAHLVVIKSTMQYVAGSCEEYSEADLLQMIGRAGRPQFDTSATAVIMTKMQTRDKYMKLMNGMEIIESSLHCHLVEHLNAEIVLQTISDVNMALDWIRSTFLYIRTLKNPTHYGFSADLDRYGIEAKLQELCLRNLNSLSAIDLIDMDEDINIKPTEAGRLMARYCVAFDTMKQFNKVAGTENLSDLIELVSKSKEFSDIQLRVNEKRLLNTLNRDKNRVTIRFPMEGKIKTSDMKVSCLIQAQLGSISIQEFGLTQDTAKIFRNGMRISKCLSEFLSQPSKTGFSALLNSLILAKCFRAKLWENSPYVSKQLEKIGQSLSTAMVNAGLTSFSKIEQTNAREVELILNRHPPFGNQIRESVIHLPKYEVTVEQHPRYSCATAEIVVKVNLKNQAQLLCRRTAPSYHYVSLIIGNSDNTVVFHQKLTDLVLLKCGSWSKKIEVAKASRGEEISVNLISSEYGVLPSSYPIVGLDIQQKFNVYYSGARSFGSESPYHISHDRTGQRGQHSALKPQSTDHSATSAADQDLGNTRQCNHFCKNKELCGHDCCKVGVTVTKKRSANQESNFSSYLQDLRSRCDTLAQTPVKRLKIKMSEESVSVNMQEFAFKPKEKLPTVPRYAGSHYGASVSAHTETVDLTGGESAHLSDRVHLDDSDCDYDNYMEDMHSVTVEPFQTPAASHAHLQMWMNPGARFTVSQNRPNQINTTSSAYSKRSTAVSKQSTHCVNASCSQIPTVSFDLGNEWDDFDDENLVHASETLLASCPIKPQVQQSVDYNMPGFATTSEPTFLSHSQVKPCVASARTPLTSVSPNLSHEIRIPGPSPVTVKPSTRITLDCNKKRPSIFSEEITVKTPKNLPKQAETPVAPLTRGFDFFSTLSAPANSSSSVNTRKEEEAFLGIFDGIF; encoded by the exons ATGCAGAAGGAGGCAGAGTCTTTCTCTACCCTATACA GTTTCTCACAGGAGCCCAAGATGTTCCTGCCCCCTTTCAAAGAATCAGCTGGCATTACAGTCTTACCATCAAAAATCAACAGTCCTTACAGTTATAACAACAATGAGATTGAAATTCAGTATGGCAGCAACAGCAGCGGCAGATGTGATGGCCTTTGGGGAGGTGAGGGGTTCAGGGATTACCCTCAGGGCGCCTGGCAGAGTGGCAGTGGCGGAGATGAAACACCGCAGGACTCTGGTCATGTGGCCATCAGTCCGAGGTGTTTGTCACAGGACCGCAGCAAAAACCCACCTCTGCGGAGAAG CTTGTTCAAGGTTCAGGTGTTGAACAATGGAGGTGACTCGTCAAACACAGATGACCTCAGTGGCAGCGGCAGCCAGACAGCATCCAGACCTCAAACTTTTCTCAGTCAGGTTACCATGGCGAcagtgcctcctcctcttcatccgCCACGGGCGACAGTTAGCCAGGCAGCTCCTCCCTTCTCCCCCGAGCCCCCCTTCCCGCCCCCCCCTCCTTTGGGCTCATCTGCAGCGAGTGGCCGACCCCCGCAGCAGGCGGCATATGCAGAGATGCAGGACAAGGGCACAAAGAGAGTCGTCGTTCCACCCATGACGCCTCAGCTGCTCCGCATACAAG GGTCTTCTGGGTCAGGAATTTTGAGACCAGTTTCTGAAATCC CAGCTAAGTTCAGATCCGTCTTCAAAGAGTTCCCCTTTTTCAACTACGTTCAGTCCAAAGCACTAGATGAC GTTCTTTACACAGGTAAGAACTTTGTAGCATGTGCTCCAACGGGTTCTGGTAAAACAGTGCTGTTTGAACTGGCCATCATTCGTCTGTTAATGGAGACCTCAGAGCCATGGAGAGATGTCAAAGCTGTCTATA TAGCCCCTATCAAAGCTCTATGCAGTCAGTGCTATGAGAGCTGGAAGAAGAAGTTTGGTCCTCTGGGGCTGAACTGTAAGGAGCTGACGGGCGACACAGAGATAGATGACTTCTTTGAGATTCAGGACTCCCACATCATCCTTACCACGCCT GAAAAATGGGACAGCATGACAAGAAAATGGAAAGACAACTGTCTGTTACAGCTAGTCAGGCTCTTCCTTATCgatgag GTGCATGTGGTGAAGGATACAACCCGTGGTGCCACGCTGGAAGTGGTGGTGAGCAGGATGAAGGCCATACATGCCTCCAGGACAGCACAGAATCCAGAGACAGGCCTCTCTGTGAGGTTTGTGGCTGTATCAGCCACCATACCCAATATCTCTGAT ATAGCAGACTGGCTGTCTAATGAGAGTGGTCCCGCCACATATCTGGACATGGACGAGAGCCACCGTCCAGTGAAGCTGAGGAAGGTGGTGCTGGGATTTCCCTGCAGCCCAAACCAAACAGAGTTCAAGTTTGACCTGTCGCTTAACTACAAGATGGCCAATATCATACAAACCTACTCTGACCAGAAGCCTGCACTGGTG TTTTGCTCTACAAGAAAAGGAGTCCAGCAGTCAGCAACAGTTCTTGCCAAGGATGCTCGGTTCATCATGAGTATTGAGCACAAACAAAG ACTGATGAAATATGCAAACTCTATCCTGGATTCAAAACTGAGAG ATCTGGTGATGTTAGGAGTTGGTTTCCACCACGCAGGAGTTGACTTGTCTGATAGGAAATTGATAGAAAATGCCTTCACTGTGGGAGACCTGCCTGTCCTCT TTACCACCAGGACTCTTGCCATGGGGGTGAACCTGCCTGCTCATCTGGTTGTGATCAAGTCCACCATGCAGTATGTGGCTGGCTCCTGTGAGGAGTACAGCGAGGCCGACTTGCTGCAAATGATTGGTCGAGCTGGAAGACCACAA TTTGACACATCCGCGACTGCAGTGATCATGACCAAGATGCAAACCAGAGACAAGTACATGAAACTTATGAATGGGATGGAAATCATTGAGAGCAG TTTGCACTGTCACCTGGTGGAGCACTTGAATGCTGAGATTGTTCTCCAAACCATCAGCGATGTCAACATGGCTCTGGACTGGATACGCTCCACCTTCCTCTACATCAGAACACTCAAGAACCCCACACACTACG GTTTCTCTGCTGACCTGGACAGATATGGAATTGAAGCAAAATTGCAAG AACTGTGTCTGAGGAACCTCAACTCTCTGTCTGCGATTGATCTGATCGACATGGATGAGGATATCAACATCAAACCTACAG AGGCTGGCAGGTTGATGGCGAGGTACTGTGTTGCCTTTGACACCATGAAGCAGTTCAACAAAGTGGCTGGCACTGAGAACCTGTCTGACCTG ATTGAGTTGGTGTCAAAGAGCAAAGAGTTCAGTGACATTCAGCTGAGAGTGAATGAGAAGAGGCTTCTGAACACTCTGAACAGGGACAAGAACAGGGTCACCATCAG GTTTCCCATGGAGGGAAAGATCAAAACCAGTGACATGAAAGTGAGCTG CTTAATTCAGGCTCAGTTGGGCTCCATCTCAATTCAAGAGTTTGGACTCACACAGGACACAGCAAAGATCTTCAGGAATGGGATGCGCATCAGCAAAT GCCTGTCAGAGTTTCTGAGTCAGCCATCCAAGACTggtttttctgctctgctcaaCTCCCTAATCCTGGCAAAGTGCTTCAGAGCCAAGCTTTGGGAAAACTCGCCCTATGTTtccaaacagctggaaaaaataG GCCAGAGCCTCTCAACTGCTATGGTGAACGCTGGACTCACCAGCTTCAGCAAAATAGAACAAACCAACGCCAGAGAGGTTGAGCTG atTCTAAACAGGCATCCCCCATTTGGCAACCAAATCAGAGAATCTGTCATACATCTCCCCAAGTATGAAGTTACTGTGGAGCAG cacCCGAGGTATAGCTGTGCTACTGCAGAGATTGTGGTAAAGGTGAACCTAAAAAACCAAGCACAGCTGCTATGTAGGAGAACAGCACCCAGCTACCACTATGTCTCTCTGATCATTGGAAACTCTGACAACACTGTGGTCTTCCACCAGAAACTCAc GGACTTGGTGCTGTTGAAGTGTGGGAGCTGGTCAAAGAAGATTGAGGTGGCAAAGGCCTCCAGAGGAGAAGAGATCAGTGTCAATCTCATCAGCTCAGAATATG GAGTTTTACCCTCTTCCTATCCTATAGTGGGCCTTGACATCCAGCAGAAGTTCAATGTGTACTACTCAGGAGCCAGAAGTTTTGGATCTGAGAGTCCATACCACATATCACATGATCGCACTGGACAGAGGGGGCAACACTCTGCACTGAAACCTCAGTCTACAGATCACTCTGCAACTTCTGCTGCAGACCAAG ATTTAGGCAACACAAGACAGTGCAACCACTTCTGCAAGAACAAGGAGCTCTGCGGCCACGACTGCT GTAAAGTAGGTGTAACTGTGACAAAGAAGAGGTCAGCGAATCAGGAATCCAATTTTTCGTCTTATTTGCAAGACCTGAGGAGCAGGTGTGACACACTCGCTCAGACTCCTGTCAAACGACTCAAG ATAAAAATGAGCGAGGAGTCTGTGTCGGTCAACATGCAGGAGTTTGCTTTCAAACCCAAAGAGAAGCTACCTACTGTTCCCAG GTATGCAGGGAGTCACTATGGAGCTTCAGTGAGCGCCCACACTGAGACTGTGGatctgacaggaggagaaagtgCTCACCTGTCAGACAGAGTTCATCTGGATGATAGTGACTGTG ATTATGACAACTACATGGAGGACATGCACTCGGTGACGGTGGAGCCTTTCCAAACGCCTGCTGCATCTCATGCTCACCTTCAAA TGTGGATGAACCCTGGAGCCAGATTTACTGTGAGTCAGAACCGTCCTAACCAGATCAATACGACCAGCTCAGCTTACTCAAAGAGGTCGACTGCTGTTTCAAAGCAGAGCACTCACTGTGTAAATGCTTCATGCTCACAAATACCAACGGTCAGCTTTGACCTTGGAAATGAATGGGACGACTTTGATGACGAAAACCTGGTGCATGCCAGCGAGACGTTGTTAGCCTCGTGTCCAATTAAACCTCAAGTGCAGCAGTCTGTCGACTACAACATGCCAG GGTTTGCAACTACATCAGAACCAACATTCCTCAGTCACTCACAAGTGAAGCCCTGTGTTGCTTCTGCCAGAACCCCACTGAC gtcagTTTCACCAAATTTAAGTCAT